One region of Phoenix dactylifera cultivar Barhee BC4 unplaced genomic scaffold, palm_55x_up_171113_PBpolish2nd_filt_p 001405F, whole genome shotgun sequence genomic DNA includes:
- the LOC120108575 gene encoding uncharacterized protein LOC120108575 — MEAGASSSRRQRQRPHGAFKEELSMEAGAGSRLRQWRGPYGAFKEVAEPLFSVGAQVEVSRESKNYGAAWLAATIVSMISKSIFLVDCKTPRAVTDRELSTEIVDAQHIRPPPPLALDDEDFRLHDVVEVLYHGGWSLGVVTQISNGSKYIVKLKHHEEEMEFNCFEMRSCQVWEDGQWISYSSQSMKQYSQEELKTRKRGRPAKKSIESEQAEDLPEQVAEEEHGKKEIEQSNQGQSCDASFETRAHSHHDEATGYKDPPLLANMQEQFMHKNRLQEYAQRSSIPLPIYQTVNEGHPYASQFRSTVLIDGVTFMSSRTFPRRKEAEQDVAKLALEGISRKIKDEGIPLIHACVYVHTPKINATGLAI, encoded by the exons ATGGAGGCAGGGGCGAGTTCCAGTCGGCGGCAGCGGCAGAGGCCTCACGGAGCCTTCAAG GAGGAGCTATCGATGGAGGCAGGGGCGGGTTCCAGGCTGCGGCAGTGGCGGGGGCCTTACGGAGCCTTCAAG GAAGTGGCTGAGCCACTGTTCAGTGTGGGAGCACAGGTCGAGGTCAGCCGGGAAAGCAAGAACTATGGAGCTGCTTGGCTTGCAGCTACTATTGTTAGTATGATCAGCAAGTCCATATTTTTGGTGGATTGCAAGACCCCGAGAGCTGTCACTGACAGAGAGTTGTCGACGGAGATTGTTGATGCTCAACACATTAGGCCTCCACCTCCCCTTGCATTAGACGATGAGGATTTCAGGTTACATGATGTTGTTGAGGTGCTTTACCATGGCGGGTGGTCGCTAGGAGTTGTTACTCAGATTTCTAATGGGTCAAAGTACATTGTCAAGTTGAAGCATCATGAAGAGGAGATGGAGTTTAATTGTTTTGAAATGAGATCCTGCCAGGTATGGGAGGATGGGCAGTGGATCAGCTATTCCTCCCAG AGCATGAAACAATATTCACAGGAGGAGTTAAAGACAAGGAAGAGAGGCAGGCCTGCAAAGAAAA GCATAGAATCGGAACAAGCAGAAGATTTGCCTGAGCAAGTTGCTGAAGAAGAACATGGGaagaaagaaattgagcaaTCAAATCAAGGTCAGTCTTGTGATGCATCTTTTGAAACTCGAGCACATAGTCATCATGATGAAGCAACAGGGTACAAGGACCCCCCACTACTTGCGAATATGCAGG AGCAATTCATGCATAAAAACCGCTTACAAGAATATGCTCAAAGGTCATCCATACCTTTGCCAATATATCAAACTGTTAATGAAGGGCATCCATATGCATCACAATTTAGATCTACTGTTCTGATAGATGGAGTGACATTCATGTCATCTCGGACATTTCCTCGTCGAAAAGAAGCAGAGCAAGACGTGGCAAAACTTGCTCTTGAAGGCATATCTAGGAAGATAAAGGATGAAGGAATTCCCCTAATTCATGCA TGTGTGTATGTCCATACTCCAAAAATTAATGCCACTGGTCTTGCAATTTGA